Proteins found in one Colletes latitarsis isolate SP2378_abdomen chromosome 8, iyColLati1, whole genome shotgun sequence genomic segment:
- the LOC143344849 gene encoding amidophosphoribosyltransferase isoform X4, with protein sequence MEMSRSMQAESCSRIMSIENERGKRLPVKGEAKNLGMSGLTHECGVFGCIAAGDWPSQIDVGQVICLGLVALQHRGQESAGIVTSEGVCSKSFHVHKGMGMINNIFNDENMKKLCGNLGIGHTRYSTSAASEEVNCQPFVVHTAHGALAVAHNGELVNTESLRKMVLGRGVGLSTYSDSELITQALCLNPPEGEVNGPDWPARIKHLMQLAPLSYSLVIMQRDKIYGVRDPYGNRPLCLGKIVPIGNLGDESDDDDEAEGWVISSESCGFLSIGARYVREVFPGEIVELTREGIKTIDIVDRPDKKPQAFCIFEYVYFARSDSIFEGQMVYSVRMQCGRELALECPVDADIVSSVPESGTAAAHGYARQSQIPFAEVLCKNRYVGRTFIQPSTRLRQLGVAKKFGALSENVKGKKLILIDDSIVRGNTIGPIIKLLRDAGAKEVHIRIASPPLKYPCYMGINIPTREELIANKLDNIKLAKHVGANSLTYLSVDGLIKAVRFGMDNRESSYIGHCTACLTGDYPDELPGDLDW encoded by the exons ATGGAAATGTCTCGCAGCATGCAAGCAGAATCTTGCAGTCGAATAATGTCTATAGAAAATGAAAGAGGTAAAAGGTTGCCTGTTAAAGGAGAGGCTAAGAATTTAGGAATGTCTGGCCTTACACACGAATGTGGAGTTTTTGGATGCATAGCTGCTGGTGATTGGCCCTCTCAAATTGATGTTGGTCAAGTTATTTGTTTAG GTTTGGTTGCCTTACAACACAGGGGCCAAGAAAGTGCTGGTATTGTTACCAGTGAAGGTGTTTGTTCAAAGTCCTTTCATGTTCACAAGGGTATGGGAATGATTAATAACATTTTTAATGATGAAAATATGAAGAAACTCTGTGGAAATCTTGGAATTGGTCATACTAGATACAGCACAAGTGCAGCAAGCGAAGAAGTCAATTGTCAACCATTTGTAGTTCATACTGCACATGGGGCATTAGCAGTTGCTCATAATGGAGAACTTGTGAATACAGAATCGTTAAGAAAAATG GTATTAGGTCGAGGAGTTGGCCTATCAACCTACTCTGACTCTGAGTTAATAACACAAGCTCTTTGCTTGAATCCTCCTGAAGGTGAAGTTAATGGCCCAGATTGGCCAGCACGTATAAAACATCTTATGCAGTTAGCACCATTATCATATTCGTTAGTAATTATGCAAAGGGATAAGATATATGGTGTTAGAGATCCTTATGGGAATCGTCCATTATGCCTTGGAAAAATTGTACCAATTGGTAATTTAG GAGATGAATCAGACGATGACGACGAAGCCGAAGGTTGGGTCATTTCATCCGAATCTTGTGGATTTTTAAGTATTGGAGCACGATATGTGCGCGAAGTATTTCCTGGAGAAATAGTAGAGTTGACCCGCGAGGGTATTAAAACTATAGATATTGTTGATAGACCAGATAAAAAGCCACAAGCCTTTTGTATTTTCGAATACGTTTATTTTGCACGAAGCGACAGTATTTTCGAAG GACAAATGGTTTATTCTGTTCGTATGCAATGTGGACGAGAACTTGCTTTAGAATGTCCAGTGGATGCAGATATAGTCAGTTCAGTACCTGAATCTGGAACTGCAGCAGCACATGGCTATGCTAGACAG TCTCAAATACCTTTTGCGGAAGTATTGTGCAAAAATAGGTATGTTGGCAGAACATTTATTCAACCTAGTACACGACTTAGGCAACTTGGTGTAGCAAAAAAATTTGGAGCCTTATCAGAAAACGTAAAAGGAAAAAAGTTAATTCTTATTGATGATTCAATTGTTAGAGGAAATACTATTGGACCTATTATtaaattacttcgtgatgcaggaGCAAAGGAA GTTCATATTAGAATAGCTTCTCCTCCGTTAAAATATCCATGCTACATGGGAATAAACATACCAACAAGGGAAGAACTAATCGCAAATAAATTAGATAATATAAAACTAGCAAAACATGTTGGAGCTAACAGTTTAACATACCTCTCAGTGGATGGACTTATTAAAGCTGTAAGATTTGGTATGGATAATCGAGAAAGCAGTTATATTGGTCACTGTACTGCTTGTTTAACTGGTGATTATCCTGATGAACTTCCTGGTGATTTGGATTGGTGA
- the LOC143344849 gene encoding amidophosphoribosyltransferase isoform X2, translating to MEMSRSMQAESCSRIMSIENERGKRLPVKGEAKNLGMSGLTHECGVFGCIAAGDWPSQIDVGQVICLDNMFVGLVALQHRGQESAGIVTSEGVCSKSFHVHKGMGMINNIFNDENMKKLCGNLGIGHTRYSTSAASEEVNCQPFVVHTAHGALAVAHNGELVNTESLRKMVLGRGVGLSTYSDSELITQALCLNPPEGEVNGPDWPARIKHLMQLAPLSYSLVIMQRDKIYGVRDPYGNRPLCLGKIVPIGNLGDESDDDDEAEGWVISSESCGFLSIGARYVREVFPGEIVELTREGIKTIDIVDRPDKKPQAFCIFEYVYFARSDSIFEGQMVYSVRMQCGRELALECPVDADIVSSVPESGTAAAHGYARQSQIPFAEVLCKNRYVGRTFIQPSTRLRQLGVAKKFGALSENVKGKKLILIDDSIVRGNTIGPIIKLLRDAGAKEVHIRIASPPLKYPCYMGINIPTREELIANKLDNIKLAKHVGANSLTYLSVDGLIKAVRFGMDNRESSYIGHCTACLTGDYPDELPGDLDW from the exons ATGGAAATGTCTCGCAGCATGCAAGCAGAATCTTGCAGTCGAATAATGTCTATAGAAAATGAAAGAGGTAAAAGGTTGCCTGTTAAAGGAGAGGCTAAGAATTTAGGAATGTCTGGCCTTACACACGAATGTGGAGTTTTTGGATGCATAGCTGCTGGTGATTGGCCCTCTCAAATTGATGTTGGTCAAGTTATTTGTTTAG ACAACATGTTTGTAGGTTTGGTTGCCTTACAACACAGGGGCCAAGAAAGTGCTGGTATTGTTACCAGTGAAGGTGTTTGTTCAAAGTCCTTTCATGTTCACAAGGGTATGGGAATGATTAATAACATTTTTAATGATGAAAATATGAAGAAACTCTGTGGAAATCTTGGAATTGGTCATACTAGATACAGCACAAGTGCAGCAAGCGAAGAAGTCAATTGTCAACCATTTGTAGTTCATACTGCACATGGGGCATTAGCAGTTGCTCATAATGGAGAACTTGTGAATACAGAATCGTTAAGAAAAATG GTATTAGGTCGAGGAGTTGGCCTATCAACCTACTCTGACTCTGAGTTAATAACACAAGCTCTTTGCTTGAATCCTCCTGAAGGTGAAGTTAATGGCCCAGATTGGCCAGCACGTATAAAACATCTTATGCAGTTAGCACCATTATCATATTCGTTAGTAATTATGCAAAGGGATAAGATATATGGTGTTAGAGATCCTTATGGGAATCGTCCATTATGCCTTGGAAAAATTGTACCAATTGGTAATTTAG GAGATGAATCAGACGATGACGACGAAGCCGAAGGTTGGGTCATTTCATCCGAATCTTGTGGATTTTTAAGTATTGGAGCACGATATGTGCGCGAAGTATTTCCTGGAGAAATAGTAGAGTTGACCCGCGAGGGTATTAAAACTATAGATATTGTTGATAGACCAGATAAAAAGCCACAAGCCTTTTGTATTTTCGAATACGTTTATTTTGCACGAAGCGACAGTATTTTCGAAG GACAAATGGTTTATTCTGTTCGTATGCAATGTGGACGAGAACTTGCTTTAGAATGTCCAGTGGATGCAGATATAGTCAGTTCAGTACCTGAATCTGGAACTGCAGCAGCACATGGCTATGCTAGACAG TCTCAAATACCTTTTGCGGAAGTATTGTGCAAAAATAGGTATGTTGGCAGAACATTTATTCAACCTAGTACACGACTTAGGCAACTTGGTGTAGCAAAAAAATTTGGAGCCTTATCAGAAAACGTAAAAGGAAAAAAGTTAATTCTTATTGATGATTCAATTGTTAGAGGAAATACTATTGGACCTATTATtaaattacttcgtgatgcaggaGCAAAGGAA GTTCATATTAGAATAGCTTCTCCTCCGTTAAAATATCCATGCTACATGGGAATAAACATACCAACAAGGGAAGAACTAATCGCAAATAAATTAGATAATATAAAACTAGCAAAACATGTTGGAGCTAACAGTTTAACATACCTCTCAGTGGATGGACTTATTAAAGCTGTAAGATTTGGTATGGATAATCGAGAAAGCAGTTATATTGGTCACTGTACTGCTTGTTTAACTGGTGATTATCCTGATGAACTTCCTGGTGATTTGGATTGGTGA
- the Paics gene encoding PAICS bifunctional enzyme produces MTEYKCGKLIIEGKTKKVFELSDDPTLCLLQSKDRITAGDGVKSHELEGKAAISTATTAKVFQLLNEAGLKTAFVKVVSDTAFIARKCQMVPIEWVTRRLATGSFLRRHSGVPEGYRFNPPLQETFFKDDENHDPQWSEEQIISAGFKLNGITIGKDEYDIMKYTTLVVFEILERAWATRNCALIDMKIEFGLDTNGEIMVADIIDSDSWRLWPSGDKRLMKDKQVYRNLSTVTQEDLDVVKHNFKWVADQLDYLILPHSSLVVILMGSPSDSEHCKTIAKYAKSLGLNVQLRVSSAHKGTQETLRILAEYEGSCEKVVLIAVAGRSNGLGPVLSGNTPLPVINCPPCKPENISQDLWSSINVPSGIGCTTVIYPESAALAAAQIHAMHDHLVWARLRVKQLTNFIGLKQADMKFRNAVINSFWTTFC; encoded by the exons ATGACCG AATACAAATGTGGAAAATTGATTATTGAAGGGAAGACTAAAAAAGTCTTTGAACTTTCTGATGATCCTACATTATGTCTCTTACAAAGTAAAGATCGCATTACTGCTGGAGATGGTGTAAAATCTCATGAGTTAGAAGGCAAAGCTGCAATTAGTACAGCTACTACAGCTAAAGTATTTCAATTATTAAATGAGGCTGGACTGAAAACTGCCTTTGTTAAAGTAGTAAGTGACACTGCTTTCATTGCCAGAAAGTGTCAAATGGTTCCAATTGAATGGGTTACTAGAAGATTAGCTACTGGTAGTTTTCTACGCAGACATTCAG GAGTTCCTGAAGGATATAGGTTTAATCCACCATTACAGGAAACATTCTTTAAAGATGATGAAAATCATGATCCTCAATGGTCAGAGGAACAAATTATTTCTGCTGGTTTTAAGTTGAATGGAATTACAATAGGAAAAGATGAATATGATATTATGAAATATACCACCCTTGTTGTTTTTGAAATTTTGGAAAGAGCATGGGCAACCAGAAACTGTGCTCTTATAGATATGAAGATAGAATTTGGTTTAGACACAAATGGTGAAATTATGGTAGCAGATATAATTGATAGTGATTCTTGGCGACTTTGGCCATCTGGTGATAAAAGGCTGATGAAAGACAAACAA GTATATAGAAATTTAAGTACAGTAACTCAAGAAGACTTGGATGTTGTAAAACATAATTTTAAATGGGTGGCAGATCAATTAGACTATCTCATTCTACCACATAGTAGTCTCGTTGTTATTTTAATGGGTTCACCATCTGATAGTGAGCATTGTAAAACAATAGCAAAATATGCTAAGTCTTTAGGTTTAAATGTACAACTTCGAGTAAGTAGTGCCCACAAAGGTACTCAGGAAACATTGCGTATTCTTGCAGAGTATGAAGGTAGCTGTGAAAAG GTAGTGCTAATAGCTGTAGCAGGGAGAAGTAACGGATTGGGTCCAGTATTGTCGGGAAATACGCCTTTGCCTGTTATTAATTGTCCAccttgcaaaccagaaaacatttCACAAGATTTATGGTCATCGATTAATGTACCTTCAG GAATTGGGTGCACCACAGTCATTTATCCTGAAAGTGCAGCACTCGCAGCAGCTCAGATTCATGCAATGCATGATCATCTTGTTTGGGCACGTCTGCGGGTAAAGCAATTAACGAATTTTATCGGTTTAAAGCAAGCCGATATGAAATTCAGAAATGCTGTTAT CAATTCCTTTTGGACAACTTTCTGTTAA
- the LOC143344849 gene encoding amidophosphoribosyltransferase isoform X1, protein MEMSRSMQAESCSRIMSIENERGKRLPVKGEAKNLGMSGLTHECGVFGCIAAGDWPSQIDVGQVICLDNMFVGLVALQHRGQESAGIVTSEGVCSKSFHVHKGMGMINNIFNDENMKKLCGNLGIGHTRYSTSAASEEVNCQPFVVHTAHGALAVAHNGELVNTESLRKMVLGRGVGLSTYSDSELITQALCLNPPEGEVNGPDWPARIKHLMQLAPLSYSLVIMQRDKIYGVRDPYGNRPLCLGKIVPIGNLAGDESDDDDEAEGWVISSESCGFLSIGARYVREVFPGEIVELTREGIKTIDIVDRPDKKPQAFCIFEYVYFARSDSIFEGQMVYSVRMQCGRELALECPVDADIVSSVPESGTAAAHGYARQSQIPFAEVLCKNRYVGRTFIQPSTRLRQLGVAKKFGALSENVKGKKLILIDDSIVRGNTIGPIIKLLRDAGAKEVHIRIASPPLKYPCYMGINIPTREELIANKLDNIKLAKHVGANSLTYLSVDGLIKAVRFGMDNRESSYIGHCTACLTGDYPDELPGDLDW, encoded by the exons ATGGAAATGTCTCGCAGCATGCAAGCAGAATCTTGCAGTCGAATAATGTCTATAGAAAATGAAAGAGGTAAAAGGTTGCCTGTTAAAGGAGAGGCTAAGAATTTAGGAATGTCTGGCCTTACACACGAATGTGGAGTTTTTGGATGCATAGCTGCTGGTGATTGGCCCTCTCAAATTGATGTTGGTCAAGTTATTTGTTTAG ACAACATGTTTGTAGGTTTGGTTGCCTTACAACACAGGGGCCAAGAAAGTGCTGGTATTGTTACCAGTGAAGGTGTTTGTTCAAAGTCCTTTCATGTTCACAAGGGTATGGGAATGATTAATAACATTTTTAATGATGAAAATATGAAGAAACTCTGTGGAAATCTTGGAATTGGTCATACTAGATACAGCACAAGTGCAGCAAGCGAAGAAGTCAATTGTCAACCATTTGTAGTTCATACTGCACATGGGGCATTAGCAGTTGCTCATAATGGAGAACTTGTGAATACAGAATCGTTAAGAAAAATG GTATTAGGTCGAGGAGTTGGCCTATCAACCTACTCTGACTCTGAGTTAATAACACAAGCTCTTTGCTTGAATCCTCCTGAAGGTGAAGTTAATGGCCCAGATTGGCCAGCACGTATAAAACATCTTATGCAGTTAGCACCATTATCATATTCGTTAGTAATTATGCAAAGGGATAAGATATATGGTGTTAGAGATCCTTATGGGAATCGTCCATTATGCCTTGGAAAAATTGTACCAATTGGTAATTTAG CAGGAGATGAATCAGACGATGACGACGAAGCCGAAGGTTGGGTCATTTCATCCGAATCTTGTGGATTTTTAAGTATTGGAGCACGATATGTGCGCGAAGTATTTCCTGGAGAAATAGTAGAGTTGACCCGCGAGGGTATTAAAACTATAGATATTGTTGATAGACCAGATAAAAAGCCACAAGCCTTTTGTATTTTCGAATACGTTTATTTTGCACGAAGCGACAGTATTTTCGAAG GACAAATGGTTTATTCTGTTCGTATGCAATGTGGACGAGAACTTGCTTTAGAATGTCCAGTGGATGCAGATATAGTCAGTTCAGTACCTGAATCTGGAACTGCAGCAGCACATGGCTATGCTAGACAG TCTCAAATACCTTTTGCGGAAGTATTGTGCAAAAATAGGTATGTTGGCAGAACATTTATTCAACCTAGTACACGACTTAGGCAACTTGGTGTAGCAAAAAAATTTGGAGCCTTATCAGAAAACGTAAAAGGAAAAAAGTTAATTCTTATTGATGATTCAATTGTTAGAGGAAATACTATTGGACCTATTATtaaattacttcgtgatgcaggaGCAAAGGAA GTTCATATTAGAATAGCTTCTCCTCCGTTAAAATATCCATGCTACATGGGAATAAACATACCAACAAGGGAAGAACTAATCGCAAATAAATTAGATAATATAAAACTAGCAAAACATGTTGGAGCTAACAGTTTAACATACCTCTCAGTGGATGGACTTATTAAAGCTGTAAGATTTGGTATGGATAATCGAGAAAGCAGTTATATTGGTCACTGTACTGCTTGTTTAACTGGTGATTATCCTGATGAACTTCCTGGTGATTTGGATTGGTGA
- the LOC143344855 gene encoding uncharacterized protein LOC143344855, whose amino-acid sequence MGSDNELPEDEEEIFVYVEFEGLVDGNIFSQEQLQLDMIGIDTEHPIMQINGKFYEGTYEDVNGTYMFFTKNETSVVDDPVFDVAPNLKYFAKSKKFLKMQRVFIKPRTEVLGDSEHCKCIPNLDTLKQAGVPHRYQTEALSFWKTMRNNRLKALNLYLEKQRIRQQKKSQGIMLESDSDEDNPFAIYRHKEEFGSTNVSEDICGRLEDEQNYSDNKLYSKFKFPKEIASENADVAEEISEDNLKELKNLLEAQSSVSKDHGSCPVKSIKTYKTKTSQKKNISKVHNVQRIKNRNTRILSKDKTSLLDNKHKESLNIEKKSEELNKSSVTESENTLDITEGENEMLNEEHKTTLIERSKMEANQIDSTNSKTMKQLKREAKMKEILEKLKAIAEENTNTTVN is encoded by the exons ATGGGATCCGATAATGAGTTACCCGAAGACGAGGAAGAGATTTTTGTATACGTAGAATTCGAAGGACTCGTCGATGGTAATATATTTAGTCAAGAACAGTTACAGTTAGATATGATCGGTATAGACACAGAACATCCGATAATGCAAATTAACGGAAAG TTCTATGAAGGTACTTATGAAGATGTTAATGGTACATACATGTTCTTTACAAAAAATGAGACTTCTGTGGTGGATGATCCTGTCTTTGATGTTGctcctaatttaaaatattttgctaAAAGTAAAAAGTTTCTAAAGATGCAAAGAGTTTTTATAAAACCTAGAACTGAAGTTCTTGGTGATTCTGAGCATTGCAAATGCATTCCAAATTTGGATACACTTAAACAGGCTGGAGTACCACATCGATATCAAACAGAAG CTCTTTCTTTTTGGAAGACTATGCGCAACAATAGATTGAAAGCATTGAATTTATACTTAGAAAAACAACGAATTAGGCAACAAAAAAAATCACAAGGTATTATGTTAGAGTCTGATTCTGATGAAGATAACCCTTTTGCCATATATAGACATAAAGAAGAATTTGGCAGTACGAATGTATCTGAAGATATTTGTGGTAGATTAGAAGATGAGCAAAATTACTCTGATAACAAACTTTATTCTAAATTTAAGTTTCCTAAAGAAATTGCCAGTGAAAATGCAGATGTGGCTGAAGAAATTTCTGAGGATAATCTCAAGGAACTTAAGAACTTATTAGAAGCCCAATCCTCAGTCTCAAAAGATCATGGTTCTTGTCCAGTTAAATCTATAAAGACATATAAAACCAAGACATCTCAAAAGAAGAACATTAGTAAAGTTCATAATGTACAGAGAATAAAAAACAGAAACACACGAATTTTATCAAAAGATAAAACTTCATTACTTGATAATAAACATAAAGAATcattaaatattgaaaaaaaatcaGAAGAATTGAATAAATCCAGTGTTACTGAAAGTGAAAATACATTAGATATTACTGAAGGTGAAAATGAAATGTTAAATGAGGAGCATAAAACTACATTGATTGAAAGGTCAAAAATGGAAGCTAATCAAATAGATTCAACTAATAGCAAAACTATGAAACAACTTAAGCGAGAAGCAAAAATGAAAGAgattttagaaaaattgaaaGCAATTGCAGAAGAAAATACAAACACAACAGTGAATTGA
- the LOC143344849 gene encoding amidophosphoribosyltransferase isoform X3 translates to MEMSRSMQAESCSRIMSIENERGKRLPVKGEAKNLGMSGLTHECGVFGCIAAGDWPSQIDVGQVICLGLVALQHRGQESAGIVTSEGVCSKSFHVHKGMGMINNIFNDENMKKLCGNLGIGHTRYSTSAASEEVNCQPFVVHTAHGALAVAHNGELVNTESLRKMVLGRGVGLSTYSDSELITQALCLNPPEGEVNGPDWPARIKHLMQLAPLSYSLVIMQRDKIYGVRDPYGNRPLCLGKIVPIGNLAGDESDDDDEAEGWVISSESCGFLSIGARYVREVFPGEIVELTREGIKTIDIVDRPDKKPQAFCIFEYVYFARSDSIFEGQMVYSVRMQCGRELALECPVDADIVSSVPESGTAAAHGYARQSQIPFAEVLCKNRYVGRTFIQPSTRLRQLGVAKKFGALSENVKGKKLILIDDSIVRGNTIGPIIKLLRDAGAKEVHIRIASPPLKYPCYMGINIPTREELIANKLDNIKLAKHVGANSLTYLSVDGLIKAVRFGMDNRESSYIGHCTACLTGDYPDELPGDLDW, encoded by the exons ATGGAAATGTCTCGCAGCATGCAAGCAGAATCTTGCAGTCGAATAATGTCTATAGAAAATGAAAGAGGTAAAAGGTTGCCTGTTAAAGGAGAGGCTAAGAATTTAGGAATGTCTGGCCTTACACACGAATGTGGAGTTTTTGGATGCATAGCTGCTGGTGATTGGCCCTCTCAAATTGATGTTGGTCAAGTTATTTGTTTAG GTTTGGTTGCCTTACAACACAGGGGCCAAGAAAGTGCTGGTATTGTTACCAGTGAAGGTGTTTGTTCAAAGTCCTTTCATGTTCACAAGGGTATGGGAATGATTAATAACATTTTTAATGATGAAAATATGAAGAAACTCTGTGGAAATCTTGGAATTGGTCATACTAGATACAGCACAAGTGCAGCAAGCGAAGAAGTCAATTGTCAACCATTTGTAGTTCATACTGCACATGGGGCATTAGCAGTTGCTCATAATGGAGAACTTGTGAATACAGAATCGTTAAGAAAAATG GTATTAGGTCGAGGAGTTGGCCTATCAACCTACTCTGACTCTGAGTTAATAACACAAGCTCTTTGCTTGAATCCTCCTGAAGGTGAAGTTAATGGCCCAGATTGGCCAGCACGTATAAAACATCTTATGCAGTTAGCACCATTATCATATTCGTTAGTAATTATGCAAAGGGATAAGATATATGGTGTTAGAGATCCTTATGGGAATCGTCCATTATGCCTTGGAAAAATTGTACCAATTGGTAATTTAG CAGGAGATGAATCAGACGATGACGACGAAGCCGAAGGTTGGGTCATTTCATCCGAATCTTGTGGATTTTTAAGTATTGGAGCACGATATGTGCGCGAAGTATTTCCTGGAGAAATAGTAGAGTTGACCCGCGAGGGTATTAAAACTATAGATATTGTTGATAGACCAGATAAAAAGCCACAAGCCTTTTGTATTTTCGAATACGTTTATTTTGCACGAAGCGACAGTATTTTCGAAG GACAAATGGTTTATTCTGTTCGTATGCAATGTGGACGAGAACTTGCTTTAGAATGTCCAGTGGATGCAGATATAGTCAGTTCAGTACCTGAATCTGGAACTGCAGCAGCACATGGCTATGCTAGACAG TCTCAAATACCTTTTGCGGAAGTATTGTGCAAAAATAGGTATGTTGGCAGAACATTTATTCAACCTAGTACACGACTTAGGCAACTTGGTGTAGCAAAAAAATTTGGAGCCTTATCAGAAAACGTAAAAGGAAAAAAGTTAATTCTTATTGATGATTCAATTGTTAGAGGAAATACTATTGGACCTATTATtaaattacttcgtgatgcaggaGCAAAGGAA GTTCATATTAGAATAGCTTCTCCTCCGTTAAAATATCCATGCTACATGGGAATAAACATACCAACAAGGGAAGAACTAATCGCAAATAAATTAGATAATATAAAACTAGCAAAACATGTTGGAGCTAACAGTTTAACATACCTCTCAGTGGATGGACTTATTAAAGCTGTAAGATTTGGTATGGATAATCGAGAAAGCAGTTATATTGGTCACTGTACTGCTTGTTTAACTGGTGATTATCCTGATGAACTTCCTGGTGATTTGGATTGGTGA